In one uncultured Methanoregula sp. genomic region, the following are encoded:
- a CDS encoding MFS transporter, translating to MDSNIAHTDFDGIDPTIYKRRWFILTTLCLALLGVMLANSSINLALPLMSVDLGLSQLEQTWIVNIYSLLVASLLFLAGACGDRYGRKLALQIGSLAFAASAFYAGFLAHSAIELLIARGIMGLGSALVMPTTLSIVNNIFPTKERVRAIAIWSAITGIGMMLGGVMGGILMEYINWNSIFYLSAAIAAVSFVINQVIAPESRDDKGLAVDWIGGVFAAVGIFGLVYGITEAPSKGILDGTVLAGLLIGLASLAVFVLWERRSASPLLDMNLFHNRAFSVSSLTLTLAFLAMSAIFFTISQLQQLILGMSPLTASLLMLPIMIPFPVLAPVIPNIVEKIGNRYTIITGLALITVSFLVISAWTIDTTYLGMLPAMLVMITGVCLAMTPSTNILMASVPKNRSGMGSAMNDTTRELGCSLGVALFGAILSAVYVSNITEVSGRFSGSIKTSLETSLATALNTAVSLGPDAGTVAEAAQVAWMHAFSIASLVAAGIVFVTTVIALMALPRQKQSENDKHE from the coding sequence ATGGATAGCAATATCGCACATACGGATTTTGATGGTATCGACCCGACGATCTATAAGCGTCGCTGGTTCATTTTAACAACACTCTGCCTGGCGCTGCTCGGGGTGATGCTGGCAAACAGCAGTATTAACCTGGCGCTCCCGCTGATGTCAGTTGACCTCGGGCTGAGCCAGCTTGAACAGACCTGGATTGTGAATATTTACTCGCTTTTGGTTGCAAGCCTCCTGTTTCTTGCCGGGGCGTGCGGTGACCGGTACGGCAGGAAACTTGCCCTGCAGATCGGCTCTCTGGCGTTTGCCGCGAGTGCTTTTTACGCCGGGTTCCTGGCGCATTCTGCCATCGAGCTGCTCATTGCCCGGGGCATCATGGGCCTTGGAAGCGCACTCGTGATGCCGACAACGCTCTCGATTGTCAACAATATCTTTCCCACAAAAGAGCGGGTCCGGGCTATTGCCATCTGGAGCGCTATCACCGGCATCGGTATGATGCTGGGCGGTGTCATGGGCGGCATATTGATGGAGTACATTAACTGGAACTCGATCTTCTATCTGAGCGCAGCCATTGCTGCTGTGAGTTTTGTCATCAACCAGGTGATCGCCCCCGAATCACGTGATGATAAAGGTCTTGCGGTTGACTGGATCGGCGGCGTATTCGCAGCTGTCGGTATATTCGGGCTTGTCTATGGCATCACCGAAGCGCCATCGAAGGGGATCCTTGACGGGACGGTGCTTGCCGGCCTGCTCATCGGTCTTGCCTCCCTTGCCGTATTCGTCCTGTGGGAGCGAAGATCCGCATCGCCGCTGCTCGATATGAACCTCTTCCACAACAGGGCGTTTTCCGTATCGAGCCTAACCCTGACACTCGCATTCCTGGCGATGTCAGCAATATTCTTCACGATTAGCCAGCTTCAGCAGCTCATCCTTGGCATGTCGCCCCTGACTGCATCACTGCTGATGCTGCCGATCATGATCCCGTTCCCGGTACTGGCGCCGGTCATACCGAATATCGTGGAAAAAATTGGGAACCGGTATACGATTATCACCGGCCTTGCTCTTATCACGGTCTCGTTCCTGGTCATATCTGCCTGGACTATTGATACGACCTACCTGGGCATGCTGCCGGCGATGCTTGTCATGATAACCGGTGTCTGTCTCGCTATGACGCCGAGCACAAACATCCTCATGGCGTCGGTCCCGAAGAACCGCTCCGGTATGGGTTCCGCGATGAACGATACGACCCGCGAACTGGGCTGCTCGCTCGGCGTTGCATTATTCGGTGCAATCCTCAGCGCAGTGTATGTGAGTAACATCACTGAAGTCTCGGGCAGGTTCTCCGGCTCAATAAAGACGAGCCTTGAGACTTCGCTTGCAACAGCGCTGAACACGGCAGTTTCCCTGGGACCCGACGCGGGCACCGTTGCAGAGGCTGCACAGGTTGCGTGGATGCATGCGTTCTCGATCGCTTCGCTCGTGGCTGCGGGTATTGTCTTTGTGACTACGGTTATTGCTCTCATGGCACTGCCCCGGCAGAAGCAATCGGAAAACGATAAGCATGAGTAA
- a CDS encoding KUP/HAK/KT family potassium transporter: MLKNYFAMPGIVKSMGLVFGDIGTSPIYTLTAIFLLIPPTPQNVMGILSLIIWTLTILVTVEYTYLAMHLGKKGEGGTIVLKEILLPLLKSGNKVAFVSLLAIVGISLFIGDGVITPAISILSAVEGILLVPGLENTPQMFLMLLAAIIAIGLFAFQKRGSERVAWAFGPVMVIWFLALAVAGLLALFTAPQVILALNPLYGINYVLHHGLEGFLILSSVILCATGGEALYADMGHLGREPIIRAWYLVFGALVINYLGQGAFLMAHPEAHNILFEMVFSQFAILYIPFLVLSIAATVIASQAMISGIFSIVYQGVTTRIMPLLRVEYTSPHLRSQIYIDIVNWLLLGAVLLVIAIFQTSNNLTHAYGLAVSGTMAITAVMILWIYVLRGEIIKSLIATGVLVVATVFLISNLHKIPYGGYWSLLIALIPFGIIMIFVNGQNKLAAKLTPLPLEEFIPKFNEVYRSVNRISGTALFFARDFRKLPQYISRIMFTNNIVYDDNIIISIIRTEQPFGVTWGVTREITPGISIFEIYLGYMEIADIGSILREADIDEKTIFYGMEDIVTTHLVWRIFAVIKRLSPSMVQFYKLPSDKIHGVVSRVDM, translated from the coding sequence ATGCTGAAAAATTATTTTGCCATGCCCGGAATCGTCAAGTCGATGGGTCTTGTATTCGGTGATATCGGTACAAGCCCTATCTATACGCTCACCGCCATCTTCCTTCTCATCCCCCCCACACCCCAGAATGTAATGGGGATCCTTTCGCTTATCATCTGGACGCTTACGATCCTGGTCACGGTAGAATATACTTATCTTGCCATGCACCTTGGTAAGAAAGGTGAAGGCGGCACGATCGTGCTCAAGGAGATCCTTCTTCCGCTCCTTAAATCCGGCAACAAAGTAGCATTCGTCTCGCTGCTTGCCATTGTAGGGATATCGCTGTTTATCGGGGACGGGGTCATCACCCCTGCGATCAGTATCCTGTCTGCGGTCGAAGGTATTCTCCTTGTCCCGGGCCTTGAGAATACCCCCCAGATGTTCCTGATGCTGCTTGCTGCAATCATCGCAATCGGTCTCTTTGCATTCCAGAAGCGGGGTTCGGAACGCGTTGCGTGGGCATTCGGGCCGGTCATGGTGATCTGGTTCCTGGCGCTTGCCGTTGCCGGACTTCTCGCCCTCTTTACCGCCCCCCAGGTCATTCTTGCGCTCAATCCCCTCTATGGGATCAATTACGTGCTGCATCACGGGCTTGAGGGCTTTTTGATCCTCTCTTCCGTTATCCTTTGTGCAACCGGGGGCGAGGCCCTTTATGCGGATATGGGACACCTTGGCCGGGAACCCATTATAAGGGCCTGGTACCTGGTGTTCGGGGCTCTTGTCATCAATTATCTTGGCCAGGGAGCTTTCCTGATGGCGCACCCCGAGGCCCATAATATCCTCTTCGAGATGGTTTTCTCCCAGTTTGCCATCCTGTATATCCCGTTCCTTGTTCTGAGTATAGCAGCAACGGTCATTGCATCCCAGGCCATGATCTCCGGTATCTTCTCCATTGTTTACCAGGGAGTCACTACACGGATCATGCCACTTTTGCGCGTAGAATATACGTCCCCCCACCTGCGTTCCCAGATCTATATCGATATCGTCAACTGGCTTCTCCTGGGAGCAGTTCTGCTGGTCATTGCCATATTCCAGACTTCCAACAATCTCACGCATGCGTATGGTCTTGCAGTGAGCGGAACAATGGCGATCACGGCAGTCATGATCCTGTGGATCTATGTTCTCCGGGGCGAAATCATCAAATCCCTGATCGCAACCGGTGTTCTTGTTGTCGCGACGGTGTTTCTCATCTCCAACCTCCACAAGATACCGTATGGAGGATACTGGTCACTCCTCATCGCGCTCATACCGTTTGGTATCATCATGATCTTTGTCAACGGCCAGAATAAACTCGCTGCCAAGCTGACCCCCCTGCCGCTCGAGGAGTTCATCCCGAAGTTCAACGAGGTGTACCGCTCGGTCAACCGGATCTCCGGGACAGCGCTCTTCTTTGCCCGTGATTTCCGGAAACTGCCCCAGTATATCTCCCGGATCATGTTCACCAACAATATCGTCTATGATGACAATATTATCATCTCTATCATCAGGACCGAGCAGCCGTTTGGTGTTACGTGGGGAGTAACAAGGGAGATCACTCCCGGTATCTCGATCTTCGAAATTTACCTGGGATATATGGAGATCGCCGATATCGGCAGTATCCTGCGGGAAGCTGATATCGATGAGAAGACGATCTTCTACGGAATGGAGGATATCGTTACCACCCATCTCGTCTGGCGGATCTTTGCTGTCATCAAACGCCTCTCCCCGTCAATGGTCCAGTTCTATAAACTCCCCTCGGACAAGATCCACGGGGTGGTATCCCGGGTGGATATGTAG
- a CDS encoding potassium transporter TrkG — protein MKRIEHIAMIAHDMGLIFEFLGIASLLPFVVLAIFQEWDLILPLATVPVVFLVLGRVISHIPHEDLEPSFSVTLSAVALSWIAIAFIGALPFVFGMNMSYTDAIFEAMSGWTGTGFTMIQSLDTTPNTLLFWRSYMQWIGGIGIIAFGISLRRKTRVSLFRLYRAEGREEELVSASASSSRRMWMIYLVLTFAFTGLIMLAGIPLWDSLNLVMVAISTGGFTLHTGGMLYYNNPMLEALLIPVMLAGAIPFKVFFLLYHGKLRDMFRDRTVKTLLLIALVGSLITSLDLFIFGNITLTSAFRQGVFTAVSGLCTCGLQNSNPHYWVTIPLGIVTMMMFIGGAMGSAAGGVKVNRVMLVYEGVKWWFRRFFVSSRVIVPLRLGGKTMSKKISDLAISNHLLVIVIYVLTIFIATLVSLHLYITSFRLDEVVFEMVSALSNAGLTTGFISAASPISLKWIFIVLMWLGRLEIVPIIIILMGVIREINADISRDESDAYDGGRNHSL, from the coding sequence ATGAAGCGCATCGAGCATATTGCCATGATCGCGCATGACATGGGACTCATCTTCGAGTTCCTTGGCATTGCATCCCTCCTGCCGTTCGTTGTGCTTGCAATCTTCCAGGAGTGGGATCTTATCCTCCCGCTCGCAACAGTTCCGGTTGTTTTTCTTGTCCTCGGCCGCGTGATATCACATATACCGCATGAGGATCTGGAACCTTCGTTCTCCGTGACATTAAGCGCGGTTGCACTCTCGTGGATAGCCATCGCTTTCATCGGGGCACTCCCGTTCGTGTTTGGGATGAATATGTCCTATACGGACGCAATCTTCGAAGCCATGTCCGGCTGGACCGGGACCGGCTTTACCATGATCCAATCCCTTGACACAACGCCAAATACGCTCCTCTTCTGGCGCTCCTACATGCAGTGGATCGGCGGGATCGGGATCATCGCGTTTGGCATCTCCCTGCGGCGCAAGACCCGGGTCTCGCTCTTCCGGCTCTACCGGGCGGAAGGCAGGGAGGAGGAACTCGTCTCCGCATCGGCCTCGTCAAGCCGCCGCATGTGGATGATTTATCTTGTCCTTACCTTTGCCTTCACCGGTCTTATCATGCTCGCGGGCATCCCGCTCTGGGATTCGCTGAACCTTGTCATGGTGGCGATATCCACCGGAGGGTTCACCCTCCACACCGGGGGCATGTTGTATTACAACAACCCCATGCTTGAAGCGCTGCTCATTCCCGTAATGCTTGCCGGGGCGATCCCGTTCAAGGTTTTTTTCCTTCTCTATCATGGCAAACTGCGGGACATGTTCCGTGACCGGACCGTAAAGACCCTCCTCCTCATCGCACTTGTCGGGTCCCTCATCACGTCGCTTGACCTCTTCATCTTCGGAAACATCACCCTGACATCTGCATTCCGGCAGGGTGTTTTTACTGCGGTTTCCGGCCTGTGCACCTGCGGCCTCCAGAATTCAAACCCCCACTACTGGGTTACCATCCCGCTGGGTATCGTGACCATGATGATGTTCATCGGAGGAGCTATGGGGAGTGCTGCCGGTGGTGTCAAAGTGAACCGGGTGATGCTCGTCTATGAAGGAGTCAAATGGTGGTTCCGGCGTTTTTTTGTCAGCAGCCGGGTTATTGTCCCCCTCCGGTTAGGTGGAAAGACCATGTCAAAAAAGATCTCCGATCTCGCAATCTCTAACCACCTGCTGGTCATCGTCATCTACGTGCTCACGATCTTTATTGCAACGCTTGTCTCTCTCCACCTGTACATTACCTCGTTCCGGCTGGATGAAGTTGTCTTTGAGATGGTATCTGCGCTCAGTAATGCCGGGCTCACTACCGGGTTTATCAGTGCTGCAAGCCCGATCTCCCTGAAATGGATCTTTATCGTTCTCATGTGGCTGGGGAGACTGGAGATCGTACCGATAATCATCATCCTGATGGGCGTTATCAGGGAGATCAATGCCGACATCTCCCGCGATGAATCTGATGCATATGATGGCGGGCGTAATCACTCCCTGTAA
- a CDS encoding TetR/AcrR family transcriptional regulator: MARVNQEYREGARERIITAAINVAIEKGWKAMTLEAIAQKVGVSIPALYSYFRNRDALENEVVNRVIQIHDDEFVATLSRDGDIHRIIQNYADLIFIHQARHVNIYSLLPIRFLNDPMMHGKVADSMTAELDLISNCLTRAKSRGELKKYLDVNESAQLISSLTAGIMLKLIFDSQINERIERKRWITGVERILLISQDPDRADVQ, translated from the coding sequence ATGGCTCGTGTCAATCAGGAATATCGCGAAGGAGCTAGGGAGCGCATCATTACAGCGGCAATAAATGTGGCCATTGAGAAAGGATGGAAGGCGATGACACTCGAAGCTATCGCCCAGAAGGTTGGGGTATCGATTCCGGCGCTCTACAGTTATTTCCGGAACCGCGATGCATTGGAGAATGAAGTTGTCAACAGGGTTATCCAGATCCACGATGACGAATTTGTAGCAACCCTTTCCCGCGATGGAGACATCCACCGGATTATCCAGAATTATGCCGATTTGATCTTTATCCACCAAGCACGCCACGTAAATATTTATTCCCTTCTGCCAATCCGGTTTCTCAACGATCCGATGATGCACGGGAAGGTAGCGGATTCTATGACTGCTGAATTAGATCTGATCTCGAACTGTCTGACACGGGCGAAGTCACGGGGGGAGCTGAAAAAGTATTTAGATGTCAACGAATCTGCACAGCTAATCAGTTCACTGACGGCAGGCATCATGCTCAAGCTGATCTTCGACAGCCAGATCAATGAACGTATTGAAAGAAAACGCTGGATCACGGGTGTTGAGCGGATTCTTTTGATTAGCCAGGATCCCGACCGGGCCGATGTTCAGTGA
- a CDS encoding response regulator, with translation MTSILFVDTNTEMCHLVRHMFEETGEMLVYLAGSGEEAIISSCRNQLDAIISDYHLPGMSGVSLLKRLRLLGICVPFIFFTQDFMTPLNEVVRLPNVFRFNGKRDLEKREILRLLRIVYWVTGNPDQGGVMPGIIGDEQRGYRRRV, from the coding sequence ATGACGAGCATCCTGTTTGTCGATACGAATACTGAGATGTGCCACCTCGTCCGGCATATGTTTGAGGAGACCGGGGAGATGCTGGTATACTTGGCTGGTTCAGGAGAGGAAGCCATCATTTCATCCTGCCGTAACCAGCTTGATGCGATCATATCCGATTACCATCTTCCCGGGATGAGTGGCGTCAGTTTGCTCAAGAGACTGAGGTTGCTGGGGATCTGCGTGCCATTCATCTTCTTCACCCAGGATTTCATGACTCCGTTGAACGAGGTGGTACGCCTTCCTAACGTTTTCCGGTTCAATGGCAAGAGAGACCTTGAGAAGAGGGAGATTCTCCGATTGTTACGGATTGTATACTGGGTGACGGGAAACCCTGATCAGGGTGGTGTGATGCCGGGCATCATAGGTGATGAACAACGGGGATACAGGAGGCGGGTCTGA
- a CDS encoding glycosyltransferase family 39 protein, whose translation MTENSPIFTSVFITGHVASALIAALSCIVLYLTLKKLVSNQIAIISTCIFAFATATWSISSQALWQHGIAELLLILMIYLIVRNEEVPSSSNMVGLGLLAGLFIFNRPPDAVLLIPVLGYIIFRYRNRLRYFLAAGIVSGIPFLVYNYCIFGNIFGGYINNLSLFHLDWQFWSSYLALLVSPSRGLFIYSPVLVLSIIGYFRLDTIKNQNIAAMLRWFGPVILFDILVYSLFYDWKGGYCFGPRFLTGMLPVLVIFLAVFLEVFRNSRLSAPKKQCISAFILMLVILSVIIQVIGVFCFPFIIDIDTPPDRIWNIENNQIARSYADGAKNITSVSVLLLPPLPRVLLYSGGNESLTKIYANESEFQNYPKSPPQSDWNYRNSSKEGTVY comes from the coding sequence GTGACAGAAAACAGCCCTATTTTCACGAGTGTTTTTATCACGGGCCATGTAGCAAGTGCTCTTATTGCAGCACTCTCCTGCATCGTCCTGTATCTGACGTTAAAAAAACTGGTCTCGAATCAGATCGCCATCATCTCAACATGTATCTTTGCATTTGCAACCGCGACATGGTCCATAAGCAGCCAGGCGTTATGGCAACACGGGATTGCCGAGCTTCTCTTAATTCTCATGATATATCTTATTGTACGGAATGAGGAGGTTCCCTCCAGTTCCAACATGGTAGGACTGGGTTTACTTGCAGGACTTTTCATATTCAACCGCCCCCCGGATGCAGTGCTTCTGATACCGGTTCTTGGTTATATTATATTCCGGTACAGGAACCGGCTCCGGTATTTCCTGGCTGCGGGAATAGTAAGCGGGATCCCGTTTTTAGTATATAATTATTGTATTTTCGGGAATATTTTTGGAGGTTATATCAATAACCTTTCATTGTTTCACCTGGACTGGCAGTTCTGGTCCAGTTATCTGGCATTGCTTGTATCCCCGAGCAGGGGCCTTTTTATTTACTCACCCGTCCTGGTTCTCTCAATAATTGGTTATTTCCGGCTGGATACCATCAAAAACCAGAATATTGCTGCCATGTTACGATGGTTTGGCCCGGTGATTCTCTTTGATATTCTGGTCTACAGCCTGTTTTATGACTGGAAGGGGGGCTACTGTTTCGGACCGCGTTTCCTTACAGGGATGTTACCGGTGTTAGTCATATTCCTGGCAGTTTTTCTGGAGGTATTCCGGAACAGCAGGCTGAGTGCTCCAAAAAAACAATGTATCTCGGCATTCATCCTTATGCTTGTGATACTATCCGTCATCATCCAGGTAATCGGGGTATTCTGTTTTCCCTTCATTATTGATATCGACACGCCTCCTGACCGGATCTGGAATATCGAGAACAATCAGATCGCAAGGAGCTATGCGGATGGTGCAAAAAACATCACAAGTGTTTCGGTTCTTCTGTTGCCCCCGCTCCCCAGAGTATTACTCTATTCCGGAGGAAACGAGAGTCTGACAAAAATATATGCAAATGAATCTGAATTTCAGAATTATCCCAAATCCCCGCCACAATCGGATTGGAATTATCGTAATTCATCGAAAGAGGGCACCGTTTACTGA
- a CDS encoding AI-2E family transporter, whose amino-acid sequence MKTIRPEYYLFILLVLLSLAAIIVFWSVMDMVLLGASLAIVLYPVYKKLSARIRPVFASVILTAIVLVGSCAAVLFTLAIFSSNAGTLSEMFGTIGTWLNNPATNPMAYGVPLNKGNLAILLSEGSALFVDYHRTLIEYLPLIAFKMFVFFFTLFILFIRGEDIWNKLFCHVPEPVQRYVTRLSDVTSDTLYTVYIVQIAIAVLTFFIALPVFYLLGYGNILFFSFFAAFCELIPILGSSVAFIIIGAYALALGDTRGVLLLFVLGYLGVSLVPEIYIRPALVGRRVKINFIIMFIGIVGGLMTMGLAGFVLGPLIVVLVITSYRIYTEDKKEQNAGTGTCDP is encoded by the coding sequence ATGAAAACAATCCGCCCGGAGTACTACTTGTTCATTCTCCTGGTCCTGCTTTCTCTCGCTGCAATCATTGTTTTCTGGTCAGTCATGGATATGGTTCTCCTGGGGGCCTCCCTGGCAATTGTCCTGTATCCTGTATATAAAAAATTATCAGCCCGCATCCGGCCGGTTTTTGCATCGGTTATTCTCACCGCCATTGTCCTCGTGGGTTCATGTGCAGCGGTCTTATTCACGCTTGCCATCTTCTCTTCAAACGCTGGGACGCTCTCTGAAATGTTCGGGACTATCGGAACCTGGCTCAACAATCCTGCAACAAATCCGATGGCATACGGGGTTCCGCTCAACAAGGGAAATCTCGCGATACTTCTGAGCGAGGGTTCTGCACTTTTTGTCGATTACCACAGGACGCTGATCGAATACCTCCCCCTCATAGCCTTCAAGATGTTTGTCTTCTTCTTCACGCTCTTCATCCTGTTTATCCGGGGAGAAGATATCTGGAACAAACTTTTCTGCCATGTTCCGGAACCGGTACAGAGATACGTGACCCGCTTATCTGATGTAACCTCCGATACGCTGTATACGGTGTATATCGTCCAGATAGCCATTGCCGTCCTGACATTCTTTATCGCCCTTCCGGTCTTCTACCTTCTTGGTTATGGCAACATCCTCTTCTTCTCTTTTTTTGCTGCTTTCTGCGAGCTCATACCCATCCTCGGGTCTTCCGTTGCATTCATCATCATCGGGGCCTATGCTCTTGCACTGGGAGATACCCGGGGCGTATTGCTCCTCTTTGTTTTAGGTTACCTTGGTGTATCGCTGGTGCCGGAGATCTATATCCGCCCGGCACTGGTAGGCCGCAGGGTAAAAATCAATTTCATCATCATGTTTATCGGGATAGTCGGGGGTCTTATGACCATGGGTCTTGCCGGTTTTGTGCTGGGTCCGCTGATCGTGGTTCTCGTTATCACGAGTTACCGGATTTACACGGAAGATAAAAAAGAGCAAAATGCCGGAACCGGTACCTGCGATCCCTGA
- a CDS encoding type IV pilin N-terminal domain-containing protein, protein MSVNMKHNEEAVSPVIGVILMVAITVILAAVIAAFVFGMAGNIQSSKTVGITLTLDKNNNAVATVSGGTDLASLNLVNVSVNGGTETVILAGTNLTTGHYNSTGVGSVVGKRVILIGYFNDGTTQTLVDKQF, encoded by the coding sequence ATGTCTGTAAACATGAAACACAATGAGGAAGCAGTATCACCGGTTATTGGTGTTATCCTCATGGTCGCCATCACGGTGATCCTGGCAGCCGTTATCGCTGCATTCGTATTCGGCATGGCTGGAAACATCCAGTCTTCCAAGACCGTTGGGATCACCCTTACCCTGGATAAAAATAACAATGCAGTTGCAACCGTTTCCGGGGGAACCGATCTCGCATCACTTAACCTTGTCAACGTGAGTGTCAACGGAGGTACCGAAACGGTTATCTTAGCTGGTACGAACCTGACTACAGGTCATTACAACTCTACCGGGGTAGGATCCGTTGTCGGTAAGAGGGTTATCCTCATTGGTTACTTCAACGACGGGACAACTCAGACCCTCGTGGACAAACAATTCTAA
- a CDS encoding type IV pilin N-terminal domain-containing protein has product MAFTKKNDEAVSPVIGVILMVAITVILAAVIAAFVFGMAGNIKSSKTVGITLTLDKNNNAVATVSGGSDLASLNLVNVSVNGGTETVLLAGTNLTTGHYNSTGVGSVVGKRVILIGYFNDGTSQTLVDKQF; this is encoded by the coding sequence ATGGCTTTTACTAAAAAGAATGATGAAGCAGTATCACCGGTTATTGGCGTTATCCTCATGGTCGCCATCACGGTGATCCTGGCAGCCGTTATTGCGGCTTTCGTATTCGGCATGGCAGGGAACATCAAGTCTTCCAAGACCGTTGGAATCACCCTTACCCTGGATAAAAACAACAATGCAGTTGCAACCGTTTCCGGAGGATCTGATCTCGCATCACTTAACCTTGTGAATGTGAGCGTCAATGGCGGTACTGAGACGGTTCTCTTAGCTGGTACGAACCTGACTACAGGTCATTACAACTCTACCGGGGTAGGATCCGTTGTCGGCAAGAGGGTTATCCTCATTGGTTACTTCAACGACGGGACTTCCCAGACTCTCGTGGACAAACAGTTCTAA
- a CDS encoding sugar-specific transcriptional regulator TrmB, translating to MTCSSSAIAMSSVLEHRRDYLRLMRQFTIDKGFFTVNDIHHAAGIPRSTAQDWVYRLQNEGCVLLKEEKRGRNAARYAAISAMPASTCRRIFTTVDGDQVAIYHECMSSACAAFCGYHHALAGGILYHVERDGTLLMETAFLGEREIAVGLAPLSAVGVCSVERQGDAIIQTIRCIGGPAYSLSGMMARAEGVLRVEPRHIDHIVEGKVWTSACMQVIIGVDDTDTRDGGATFALALALLNHLSGIKGIIPISHHVVMLNPDIFRKTAGNSASYIEIAILPERFFDLAGQVRRFVSDESFSVEWGIAIRAGFRPFKGLQEYGRLVREQVITRAVAEATAEQFGIMLIGGNGVIGALGAVALAGIPYEIQLDPAKNDFPELC from the coding sequence TTTACCGTCAATGATATCCATCACGCAGCAGGTATTCCACGAAGCACCGCCCAGGACTGGGTTTACCGGCTCCAAAATGAAGGTTGTGTCCTGTTAAAGGAAGAAAAACGCGGGAGGAATGCAGCCCGCTATGCAGCGATCAGTGCAATGCCTGCAAGCACATGCAGGCGCATTTTTACAACGGTTGACGGGGACCAGGTTGCAATCTATCACGAATGCATGAGCAGTGCCTGTGCAGCATTCTGTGGTTATCATCACGCCCTTGCGGGAGGAATTCTCTATCATGTAGAGCGGGACGGGACTCTCCTTATGGAAACGGCATTTCTGGGTGAGCGTGAGATAGCAGTTGGCCTCGCTCCCCTTTCCGCGGTAGGTGTCTGCAGCGTTGAGAGGCAGGGGGATGCAATTATCCAGACCATACGCTGTATCGGAGGCCCTGCCTATTCACTTTCCGGTATGATGGCCCGTGCAGAGGGGGTACTGCGGGTAGAGCCCCGACATATAGACCATATTGTTGAGGGAAAAGTCTGGACTTCGGCCTGTATGCAGGTTATCATTGGTGTGGATGATACTGATACCCGTGATGGCGGAGCAACATTTGCCCTGGCACTCGCCCTTCTCAATCATCTTTCCGGGATCAAAGGGATCATCCCGATCAGTCACCATGTTGTCATGCTCAATCCGGATATTTTCCGGAAAACTGCCGGAAATTCAGCGAGTTATATAGAGATTGCCATTCTTCCGGAACGGTTCTTTGATCTTGCCGGACAGGTTCGCAGGTTTGTTTCTGATGAATCGTTCTCTGTCGAGTGGGGAATTGCCATAAGGGCAGGATTCAGACCGTTTAAGGGATTGCAGGAATACGGCCGGCTCGTGCGGGAACAGGTGATAACGCGGGCAGTTGCAGAAGCAACTGCTGAACAGTTCGGGATTATGCTAATCGGGGGAAATGGTGTGATTGGAGCGCTCGGGGCAGTTGCACTCGCCGGTATACCCTATGAAATCCAGCTCGATCCTGCAAAAAATGACTTTCCTGAACTCTGTTAA